CGGGGCCGGCGACACGCTGCTGCTGTACTTCACCTCGGGCACCACCGCCCAGCCCAAGCTGGTCGAGCACACCCACGTGTCCTATCCGGTGGGCCACCTCTCCACCATGTACTGGATCGGCCTGCGTCCCGGCGACGTGCACCTGAACATCTCGTCCCCCGGCTGGGCCAAGCACGCCTGGAGCAACGTGTTCGCCCCGTGGAACGCGCAGGCCTGCGTGTTCATCGTCAACTACACCCGGTTCGACGCGAGCCGGCTGATGGCCGAGATGCAGCGCTGCGGGGTGACCAGCTTCTGCGCGCCGCCGACCGTGTGGCGGATGCTGATCCAGGCCGACCTGACCGAGCTGAAGACGCCGCCACGGATCGCGGTCGGCGCCGGTGAGCCGCTCAACCCGGAGGTGATCGAGCAGGTCGCGGCGAAGTGGGGGGTGACCATCCGGGACGGGTTCGGGCAGACCGAGACGTCGGTGCAGATCGCCAACACCCCCGGGCAGCCGGTCAAGGCGGGCTCGATGGGCCGGCCGGTGCCCGGCTTCCGGATCGCGCTGCTCGACCCGGTCACCGGGGCCGAGGCGGACGAGGGGGAGATCTGCGTGGCGATGGACCCGCGGCCGGTCGGGCTGATGGTCGGTTACCACGGCGACCCGGAGCTGACCGCCGAGCGGATGGCCGACGGGTATTACCACACCGGGGACGTGGCGGCCCGGGACACGAACGGGTACATCACCTACGTGGGGCGCACCGACGACGTGTTCAAGGCGTCCGACTACCGGATCTCGCCGTTCGAGCTGGAGAGCGTGCTGATCGAGCACGAGGCGGTGGTGGAGGCCGCGGTGGTGCCGTCGCCCGACCCGGTGCGGCTCGCGGTGCCGAAGGCGTACGTGCTGCTGGCGGAGGGGTGGGCGGCGGACGAGACGACCGCGGCGGCGATCTTCGAGCACGCCCGTGCGCACATGCCGCCGTACGCCCGGATCCGCCGCCTGGAATTCGCCGAGCTGCCCAAGACGATCTCCGGGAAGATCCGGCGGGTCGAGCTGCGCGCCGCCGAACAGGACAAACACGCCGACCCGGACGCCACTGTGCCGGGCGAGTTCAGCGGCTGAGCCCACCGGCTATCTTTGCCCGATGCCGCGACGCCGACTGTTGTACCTGCTCGCCGTCGTCGCGATGATGGCCCAGATGGCGTTCGCCATGGTGACCACGGCGACGCAGCAGACCCCGACCATCGACGAGCCGGTGTACGTGGCGACCGCCGAGGTCTACACGCAGCAGCACAGCCTGCGGTACAACCCGGAGCATCCGCCGCTCGGCAAGCTGATCCTGGCGACCGGGCTGGCGTTCGGCGACGTGCACCGGCTGGACCCGGCGTACCCGGGTAGTCAGACGGCGCTCGGGCGGCACCTGCTCTACGAGAGCGGGAACAACCCGGGCCGGCTGATGCTGGCCGCCCGGCTGCCGGTCATCCTGCTCACGCTGCTGTTCGGGCTGGTGGTGCTGGCGTTCGCGCGGGATCTGGCCGGGCCGGTGGGCGGGCTGATCGCGCTCGGACTCTACGCGTTCTCGCCGGACGTGATCGCGCACGGGTCGCTGGCCACCCTGGACGTGCCGGCGGCCGGACTGCTGCTGACCGCGTTCTGGCTGGCCTGGCGGGGGCGGGAGCGGCCGTACGCCTACCTGCCGCCGGCCGGGCTGGCGCTCGGTGCGGCGCTGGCCACCCGGGCGAGCGCGCTCCCGGCCGTACCGTTGCTGGTCCTGCTCGCCGGTTTCTCGATGTGGCACGCGCAGCGCGCCGTCGAGATCCGGCGGCGGACGCTGATCAGCCTGGGCACGGTCGTCGCGACCGGGCTGATCGCGGTCGCGGTGGTCTGGGTGGTCTACCTGATCGCCGACCCGCACCTGCGCTGGACCACCCCGCCACGACTGCCGCACCCGGGCGGCCTCAAGGGCCTGGCGGTCGACTGGCTGCCGTTCCCGCAGGCCTACCGGGACGGGCTGCTGATGCAGTTCAGGTTCGAGCGGCAGACCTTCAACGGCTTCCTGCTCGGCGAGGCCTACAAGGGCAACCTCTGGTACTACCTGCCGGTGGCACTGCTGATCAAGACGCCGCTGGGGATGCTGGCGCTCTGGGCGGCCGGCGTGCTGACCATGCTGCTGCTCCCCCGGCTGCGGGTCGCCTCGCTCTACGTGCTCCCCGTCTCCGCGGTGTTGCTGCTGGTCGCGATGACCGGCGCCCGCGATTACGGCACCCGGTACGTGATCTTCCTGCCGATGTTCCTGGCGGTCGCGGCCGGCACCGTCGCGCTCGTCCGGTTCCGCTGGGCCCGGGTGGCCGCGGTGGTCCTGGTGGTGGCCACGGCCGTCAGCTCGGTACGGACCTTCCCGTATTACCTGCCGTACTCCAACGAGGCGTTCGGCGGGACCGAAAACACCCACCACAACCTGCACGACTCGAACGTCGACTGGGGGCAGGACCTGGCCCGGCTGTCGCAGAAGCTGAAGACCGACTACGCCGGGCAGCGGATCTGGCTGATCTACAAGGGCAGCGGCGTGCCGGCCTACTACGGCATCACCGCGGAGAACCCGTACTCGGTGCCGTTCGACCAGGTGCACGGCATTCTGGTGGTTTCCGACTCCCGGGTCGCCCTGGCCTCACCGAAGTTGAAACAGCTTCTCGACACCAGCACCCCAATCGACCAAGTCGGATATTCCATGACGATTTACAAGCGATAAAAATCGGGTCTGGTGGTTACCGGCCGGTAATGCTTAGGTGATGCGATGACGGATTACGACATCGTGATCGTGGGCAGCGGCTTCGGCGGCAGCGTCAGCGCACTGCGACTGTCCGAGAAGGGCTACCGGGTCGGTGTGCTCGAGGCCGGTCGCCGATTCACCCCGGACACGCTGCCGAAAACGTCATGGGATCTGAAGAACTTCCTCTGGGCGCCCAAGCTCGGGATGCGCGGCATCCAGCGGATCACCCTGCTCAAGGACATCATGGTGCTGTCCGCGGCCGGGGTCGGCGGTGGCTCGCTGGTGTACGCCAACACGCTGTACCAGCCGCCCGCCCCGTTCTTCGCCGACCCGCACTGGTCCGGGATCACCGACTGGGCGGCCGAGCTGGCGCCGCACTACGACCAGGCGTCCCGGATGCTCGGGGTGACCGAGCAGCCCACGATGACGCCGTCCGATGTGGTGATCAAGCAGGTCGCCGAGGACATGGGCGTCGGGCACACGTTCCGGAGAACCCCGGTCGGCGTCTTCTTCGGCGAGCCCGGCAAGACCGTGCCGGACCCGTATTTCGGGGGCGCCGGACCGGACCGCACCGGGTGCGTCGAGTGCGGCAACTGCATGATCGGCTGCACCGTCGGCGCCAAGAACCGGCTCGACGTCAACTACCTCTACCTCGCCGAGCGCAAGGGCGCGACGATCCACCCGGACACCGAGGTCACCGCGATCCGCCCGGACGGCGAGCGCTGGCGGGTGGAGACCCGCAACGGCACCTTCACCGCCGGCCAGGTGATCCTGTCGGCCGGGGCGCTCGGCACCCAGCGGCTGTTGCACGCCATGCGCGACACCGGGGTGCTCCCCCGGCTCTCCGCCCGGATCGGCTCGCTGACCAGGACGAACTCGGAGGCGCTGCTCGGCGCGGAGACCAAGAGGGTGCCGGCCGAGCCGTTCAGCAAGGGCGTGGCGATCACCTCGTCGTTCCACCCGGACGCGAACACCCACATCGAGCCGGTCCGATACGGCCCCGGCAGCAACTCGATGGGCCTGCTCTCCACGCTGCTGGTCGACGGCGGCGGCCGGGTGCCGCGCCCGCTCAAGTTCCTCTGGGAGTGCCTGCGCCACCCGGTGGTGCTCGCCTACTCGCTGTCCGCCCGCCGGTGGAGCGAGCGGACCATCATCGCGCTGGTCATGCAGACCCTGGACAACTCGCTGACGGTCCGCCGCACCAAGCGCGGCCGGCTGACCACCAGCCCCGGGCACGGCGACCCGAACCCGACCTGGATCCCGGTCGGGCACGAGGCGGTCCGCCGGATCGCCGACCGGATCGACGGCTTCCCCGGCGGCACCGTCGGCGACATCGTCAACATCCCGATGACCGCGCACATCCTGGGCGGGGCGACGATCGGCGCGTCCCCGGAGGCCGGGGTGATCGACCCGTACCACCGGGTCTACGGATATCCGGGACTGCACGTGGTGGACGGCTCGGCGGTGCCGGCGAACCTCGGGGTGAACCCGTCGCTGACCATCACCGCGATGGCGGAGCGGGCCATGTCGCTGTGGCCGAACAAGGGCGAGGCGGACCCGCGGCCGGCGGCCGGCACCGACTATCAGCGAGTGGAGCCGGTGCCACCGCGGTCCCCCGCCGTTCCCGCCCACGCTCCGACCGCGCTGCGCCTCGGCCCTACCCGCGTCGAAAGCTGACCGGCTAGCGTCCACATATGACGCTCACGGGGAAGACAGCGCTCGTCACCGGAGGTTCGCGGGGCATCGGGCGGGCGATCGTGCGCCGCCTGGCCGCGGACGGCGCCCGGGTGGTGTTCACCTATCGGTCCCGCACGGAGGCGGCCGACAGCCTGGTCGCCGAGTTCGGCGACCAGGCTGTCGCGGTGCGGTGCGACCAGGCCGACCCGGAGACCCTGCCGGCGATCTTCGAGCCGGTCCGGGACGGGCTGGACATCCTGGTCAACAACGCCGGGGTGGCCGACCACACGACGATCGCCGAGGTCACCCCGGCGGCGTTCGACCGGGTGCTGACGATCAACACGAAGTTCCCGCTGCTGGCGATCCGGGAGGCCGCGCCGCTGCTGCGCGACGGTGGCCGGATCGTCAACGTGTCGACGCTGAACACGGTGGTGTCCGGGCCGGGGATGGTGCTGTACTGCGCCAGCAAGGCGGCGCTGGAGCAGGTCACGGCGGTGGCGGCGAAGGAGTTCGGGCCGCGCGGGATCACCGTGAACACGGTGTCGCCCGGGGCGACCGACACCGACATGCTGCGCGGGGTGAACACCGCGGAGGGCATCGAGGGATCGGTGGCCCTCACCGCGCTCGGCCGGCTCGGGCAGCCGGCGGACGTGGCGGCGGTGGTGGCCTTCCTGGCCGGGCCGGACTCGGCGTGGGTGACCGGGCAGAACATCCGGGCCACCGGCGGCCTGCTCCTGTAGCGGATCCGGGCGCGTTCCGCGACGGGTGGCGAACATGGACGAACCGCCCCGGCACCGGAGAGTCGGCGACGAGGCGGCTCGGGTCTGATCGAGCGCCCGGTCCGCCTGGGAGCGCTCCCACGAGCCACGTTACAGGACATTCACGAGTTCGAAAAGAGTCGCTGGGCAGCCATTACCGGCCGGGGCGGCCACCCTCCGCTTACGGGTGGATGCGCAGCGGAATTGCGACATGCCAAGAGACGCAATTTGCAATAGCCATGGGGTGCGCGACACAATAATGCGACGACGACTAATCGCGGCACCCCCATCGCTCGCGTACAGCCGTCACCCGAATGACATCGCTGTAGGAGCGAACACGACATGGCCAAGCAGATAATTACCCTTCTGACCGACGACCTCGACGGCGGGGAGGCCGACCGCACTGTCGAATTCGGACTCGACGGCGTGAACTACACGATCGACCTGTCCGAGAAGAACGCCGGCAAGCTGCGCAAGGCTCTGGAGCCGTTCCTCTCCGCGGCCACCCGGCTGGGTCGTTCCGGCGTTGCTCCGACGGTTGCCCGGCGGGCCGCGCCGGCCGCCTCGAGCCGGACCAGCCGCGACCAGAATCAGGCCATTCGCGAGTGGGCGAACAAGAACGGATACTCGGTTTCCGAGCGTGGCCGGATCCCGAGCAACGTCGTCGAGGCGTACCACGCCAAGCGCTGATTGACCGCATGCCGTGAAACGGCGTCGCCGGACTGTCCGGCGGCGCCGTTTTCTCGTTCCCGTGCAGGTCAGGTGGGCGCCGGCGGTGTTCACAATCCGGGAACGGGGTGCCCGGGAACGCCCGCCGAACGATCCGGACCGCACGGTTCCCGAGATGACCATGGTCAATCCTCGGCCGGGTCAATCCCGGGCGGCGCGGCGCCGATCGGTGATCGGACCGGGTCGGCCGCGCCGGATGATCACCGGAATCGGGGGCCGCGGCATCGGGATCGACGCCACCCATTAGGTGCGGTTCCGAGCACCACGAAAATAGCCCGCGAACGCGCTGACCGGCGGGAAATCACCGGATGGTTCGGCGGGACGATGCCGTACCGGCCCGGCCGAAATGACCGATGCGCAAATCGGAACGCCGGGCCGGTACCGGTTCGGCCCGGCGGCCGGGCGTGACGGGTGATCCCGAAATCCGGGAGCGGCCGCTGCCGGGCGTACCGAAAACGGGTGGGCCGGCGGGCGTACCGAAACCGGGGAAACGGCCCGGACCGGGCGGCGGGCCCGGTGAAAAGCCGGACCGGAAACCCGGGGCCGCGGAATAGTTCCGGGAATCCGATTCGATCGTGCGACGCGGGGTACGGCTTGCGGCATGCGTGTGGTCATCGTGGGCGCGACCGGCAACGCCGGCACCGCGCTGCTGCGCCGTTTGCGCACCGAGCCGGACGTCGAGGCGATCGGCATCGCCCGGCGCACACCCCGGGACGGCGGCCCTTACGCCGACATGGAGTGGCACTCGGTCGACGTGGGGAGCGACGACGCCCTGGACCGGCTGACCCCGATCTTCGACGGCACCGACGCGGTGGTGAACCTGGCGTGGCAGATCCAGCCGAGCCACGACATCCGGCGGCTGTACCGGACGAACGTGCTGGGCAGCCGCACGGTCTTCCAGGCGGCGTTGCGCGCCGGGGTGGCCACGCTGGTGCACGCCTCCTCGGTCGGGGTGTACGCGCCGGGGCCGAAGTGGGCGTACGTGAAGGAGACCTGGCTGCGCACCGGGATCCCGGAGTCGTCCTACAGCCGGCACAAGGCGCTGGTCGAGAGGATGCTGGACGAGATCGAGTCGGATCACCCGACGCTGCGGGTGGTCCGGCTGCGCCCCGGGCTGATCTTCCAGCGGGACGCCGGGACGGAGATCGGCCGGTATTTCGCGGGGCCGCTGGTGCCGGCCCGGCTGCTGCGGTTCGGCTGGGTGCCGGTGCTGCCGGCGAACCCCGGGCTGCGGTTGCAGGCGGTGCACGCGGACGACGTGGCGGAGGCGTATCTGCGGGTGCTGCGGGCCGACGTGCGGGGCGCGTTCAACATCGCGGCCGGGCCGGTGCTCGATCCGGCGGTGCTGGCCAAGGCGTTCCACGGGGTGCCGGTGCCGGTGCCCGGGTTCGCCCTGGAGGGAGTGGCCGCGATCAGCTGGTGGCTGCGGATGCAACCGGTGGACCGGGGGTGGGTGAAGCTGGCCCTCAAGGCGCCGCTGATGTGCTGCGACCGGGCCGCTGAGGAGCTCGGGTGGGCGCCACGCAGGGACGCGGTGGAGGCGCTGCACGAGGTGGTGGCAGGGTTGGCGGAGCGGGCCGGGCGGCCGGAGAGTCCGCCGCTGGACGCGAGCGGGAGTCAGCCGGGGCGGCTCGGCGGGCTGTTGCGCGGACGGTTTCCGGGGACCGGTGACCCGTACTGATCACTTTCCGGGCACCGGAGACCCGTACTGATCACTTTCCGGGGACCGGAGACCCGTACTGATCACGCGGCGACCGTGGTGCCGGTCATCCAGGCCAGGACCTCGGTCGGGCCGAGCGGGCTGGAGAACAGGAACCCCTGCCCGAGCGGGCAGCCGAGCTGGACCAGCAGGTCCCGGTGCGCGACGTCCTCGATCCCCTCGGCCACGACCGTGAGCTGAAGGTTCCGGGCCAGGCTGACGATGCCGCTGACCAGGGCGAGCGGCTGCGGGCTGGTGACCATGTCGTCGATGAAGGTCTTGTCGATCTTCACGACGTCGATCGGGCGCTGGCGCAGGTAGCCGAGCGAGGAGTAGCCGGTGCCGAAGTCGTCGATGGCGATCCGGATGCCCATCTCGCGCAGCGTGCTCAGGTCGGACCAGACCCGCTGCTCGTCGTCCTTCATCAACAGCGTCTCGGTGATCTCCAGCATCAGCGACTGCGGCGGCACCCCGGTGTGGTGCAACGCGGTGCGCACCTGGTCGACGAATCCGGCCTCGCGGAACTGCCGGACCGAGACGTTGACCGTGACATAGGGCGCCTGGCCGGGCGGCAGGACCCGGCGCCACTCGGAGACCGTGCGCAGCGCCTCCTCCAGCACCCAGCGGCCCATCGGCACGACCAGGCCGCTCTCCTCGGCGACCTCGATGAACTGGTCCGGGGTGATCACCCCGCGCTGCGGGTGCGACCAGCGGACCAGCGCCTCGAAGCCCACCGCGACGCCCGAGGCCAGGTCCACGATCGGCTGGTAGTGCAGCAGGAAGTGGCCCTCGTTGACCGCGTGGTCGAGCGCCGAGCGCAGCTCCAGCCGCTCCACCATCTCGTCGTGCAGGTGCCGCTGATACCGCCGCCACTGGTTCTTGCCGGCCCCCTTGGCCACATACAGCGCCAGGTCGGCCTGGCGCAGCAGCTCGTCCGCGGCGCCCGCCTCCAGCGTGGTGGTGATGCCGATGCTGGCCACCGCGTGCAGCGGCTTGGCGTCGGTGACGATCGGGGCGGCCAGCGCGGCCAGGATCCGGTTCGCGGTCTCCTCCACCGCGCCCGGGTCGTTGACGTTCTCCACCAGCGCCGCGAACTCGTCGCCGCCGAGCCGGGCTGCGGTGTCGTCGGCGCGCAGCGAGCCGGCGATCCGGTGGGCCACCTCGATCAGCAGCTGGTCGCCGACCGCGTGCCCGAGCGTGTCGTTGACGATCTTGAAGTCGTCCAGGTCGATGAAGAGCACCCCGACCACCGAGCCGTCCCGGGCGCCGCGGGCCAGGGCGTGCTTCAGCCGGTCGTGGAACAGCACCCGGTTGGCCAGGCCGGTCATCGCGTCGTGGAACGCCTGGTGGGTCAGCTCGCGTTCGAGCTGCCGCTGCTCGGTGACGTCCCGCATGGTGACCACCAGGCCGGCCACGCTGTGGTCGGCGCGCAGATCCCGGCAGTGCATCTCGAGCAGCACCTCGGTACGCCCCGCCCCGACCGCCCGGAAGTCCAGCTGCCGCAGCTCGTCACCGCCCCGGACCGCCGCGAGCGCCTCGGCCAGCCGGCTCTCGTCGCCCGGGTGGATCACGTCGGGCAGCCGGTAGCCGGTCGGGTCGGCGCCGAAGACACCGAGGGCGGACGGGCTGGCGTACCGGATCCGGTCGTGCTCGTCGAGGATGGTGATCACGTCGGCGGTGTTCAGGATCAGCGTCCGGAAATACGCCTCGCTGTTGCGCTGGGTCACCTCGTGGCTGAGCGCGATCCGCTCCAGCGCCAGCGCGACCTGCCCGGCCAGCACCTCCACCGAGCGCTTCAGCTCGCGCAGCGCCCAGGCCGGCGCGCCCACGTGCAGCACGCCGACCAGCGGGTCGCCGGTCGGGCGGTCCTGCAACACCATCGGGCAGCGCAGCGTCTCGGCGAACTGGGTGAGCCGGACCGCGACCGCCCAGTCCACGTCCCGGGTCTGCACCAGCCGCGCCGCGGTGCCGGTGGCCCGGTCCACCGCGGCCTGCGCGGCCGCCTCCGGCGACAGCGGCTCGGACTGGGCGATGCTGATCGCCAGCACCACGCCGTGCGGCACGTCACCGGGCAGCAACTGGGCCACCGTGGTGCGGACCGCCAGCCCGACCGCCTCGGCGTCGGCCGCCGAGACCAGCGCCGCCGACGCCTCGCGCAGCGCACGCTCCCGGGCCATCGCCTGCCGGTGGCTGGCCATGATCCCGGACATCCGGGCCAGCACCAGCATCAGCATCAGCAGGCTCAGCACCGCCACCAGGAACAGGCCGGCGACCTGGCTGTCCTGGAACATCTTGACCATCAGCACGGTCGGCGCGGCCAGCGCGGCGACCGCGAGCAGGGCGAGCCGGCCCCGGCTGGTCTCGGCGGCCGGCGCCGACGACGCCCGGGTCAGCTCGGCCATCGACGGGATCAGCGCGGCCGTCCCGGCGGTGGCGTACAGGGCGAGCTGGCCGTACGCCGAGGTCCGGAACACGTCGGCCACCAGCATCGCGCCGGTCCCCGCGCCCAGCCAGTACCCGGAGGCCACCAGGCGGCCGGGCACCGTGGCCAGCCGGATCAGCAGGCCGAGGCAGAGCAGGTCGGCGACCGGGAGCAGCTGCTCCAGCCCGTTGACCGTCACGTCGGACATCCGCGGGCCGATCACGAACGTCCAGATCAGCAGCGCCACCCCGGAGGTGACGATGGCCGCGTCCAGCAGGCCCGGCACGTCCCGCGACGAGCCGGTGCGGCGGCGGACGAAACCGGCCAGCGCGACCGCCAGCACCAGGTAGGAGCAGAGCAGCAGGCCGGTGCCGACCGCCTCCAGCCAGAGCAGCCAGTTGGTGATGAACGAGGGTGCGTTGCCGATCGCGGCGCCCAGCCCGGAGAGCCCGGCCGCGCCGGCCAGCAGCCACCAGGGCACCCGGTCGTCGGGCGCGCTGCGGTAGGTCCCGATCAGGACGGCGACCAGCGCGGACAGACCGCCGGCCAGGATCAGCCAGCCGTGCAGGGCGGGCTCCAGCGAGTAGACGACGCCGAGAACCACGATCCAGGCGCCGAAGAGGGCGGCCGGCCACCGCGTCGGCATCCGTTTCCCTCCCGCCGTCTCCGTCGCCTCACTGTTCGGCTCCGGGATCACCGTTCTGAGGGAAAGGGCACAATCGTCGGGTGCTACTCGATTTCGTACGCGCCCACACGCTCCTGGCGCCGGTCCCGTTCGTCCCGGAGATCAACCTCCGGCAGGCCGAGGAGCCGATCGCGCTCTGGGAGGCCACCGAGGCCGGCGGCGCCGAGCAGCCGCCGCCGTTCTGGGCGTTCGCCTGGGCCGGTGGGCAGGCCCTCGCCCGGCACCTCCTGGACGAGCCGGACCTGGTCGCCGGGCGCAGCGTGCTCGACCTGGCCACCGGGTCCGGGCTGGTCGCGGTCGCGGCGGCGAAAGCGGGGGCGCGGCCGGTGGTGGCCAACGACATCGACCCGCTGTCGCTGGCCGCGGCGGCCGCCAACGCCGCGGACAACGGGGTGACGGTGGAGACGGTCGAGGCCGACCTGCTGGACACCGACGACCGGTACGGCGTGGTGCTGGCCGGCGACGTGTTCTACAGCCGGGAGATGGCCGGGCGGGTGCTGCCGTATCTGCGGCGGGCGGCCGGGCGGGGCTCGCTGGTGCTGGTCGGGGACCCGGGGCGGGCGTACCTGCCGGAGGGGCTGGTGCTGCGGGCCACCTATGACGTGCCGGTGATCGAGGCGCTGGAGAGCTGTGCGGTCCGGCGTACCTCGGTCTGGCAGGTGGTCAGCTGAGCAGGGCGGCGAGGGCGTGACCGTCCTCGACGACCACGTCCGGCTCGCCGTGCTCACCGGGGCTGTCGGAGCGGCCCGACGGCATCAGGATCGCCCGCGCGATGTCGGCCCGGCGCGCGCAGACGACGTCCCGCTGCCGGCTGTCCCCGACGAACCAGCAGTCGGCGGGCGCCACCCCCAGCGCGTCGGTGGCCCGCCAGATCATCTGCGGGTTGGGTTTCCGGACGCCGGCCTCGTCGCTGTAGACCTGCGCCGCGAAGTAGTGACCGACCCCGGCCTCGGCCAGGAAGTCGCGGTGCGCGGCGCCGCTGAGCGTGTTGCTGACCACGGCCATCGGGACGCCGGCCGCGGAATACGCCGCCAGCGCCTCCGGGATGCCGGGACGCAGCTTCCAGTCGTCGCGCCGGGCCCAGTCGTAGCTGAGCCTGGTGACCGCGCCGCGGACCGGCACCGCCGCGGCCGGCGGCCAGCCCGCGATCACGAAACGCTCCCAGACCTCGGCCTGGGGCAGCTCGTCCGGGTGGTCCTCGTCGCGCCAGCGGGCGTACGCGGCGGCGCCGTCGACGAGCGCCCGCTGGATCTGCCCCGGTTGCAGCGCACCCTTGGTCAGGTTGTAGATCCGCAGGACCAGCTCGGGCGGCGCGGCCCGGAACGGTCCCGTCCCGTCGGCCAGCACCCCGCCGAAATCGAGGAGCAGCGCAGCCGGGATCACCGTTGCCCCAGCGTCCACGCGCGCACACCCCCCACGATGCCGGCCGTGTTCGGCACCACCACCACGTCGTCG
Above is a genomic segment from Actinoplanes ianthinogenes containing:
- a CDS encoding AMP-binding protein — translated: MADNEAHLTFRRARDFLLDHREDYPVAYEEFAWPRLDRFNWALDWFDVIAAGNDEPALWIVEEDGSEQRLSFAELSERSNRVANWLREQGVRRGDRIVVMLGNQVELWETVLAGIKLGAVLIPATPLLGPADAAARVSRGGARHVIAMGAATGKFDQVDPAVTRIAVGSAPGWRDYGTASASSPDFTPDGPTGAGDTLLLYFTSGTTAQPKLVEHTHVSYPVGHLSTMYWIGLRPGDVHLNISSPGWAKHAWSNVFAPWNAQACVFIVNYTRFDASRLMAEMQRCGVTSFCAPPTVWRMLIQADLTELKTPPRIAVGAGEPLNPEVIEQVAAKWGVTIRDGFGQTETSVQIANTPGQPVKAGSMGRPVPGFRIALLDPVTGAEADEGEICVAMDPRPVGLMVGYHGDPELTAERMADGYYHTGDVAARDTNGYITYVGRTDDVFKASDYRISPFELESVLIEHEAVVEAAVVPSPDPVRLAVPKAYVLLAEGWAADETTAAAIFEHARAHMPPYARIRRLEFAELPKTISGKIRRVELRAAEQDKHADPDATVPGEFSG
- a CDS encoding ArnT family glycosyltransferase — protein: MPRRRLLYLLAVVAMMAQMAFAMVTTATQQTPTIDEPVYVATAEVYTQQHSLRYNPEHPPLGKLILATGLAFGDVHRLDPAYPGSQTALGRHLLYESGNNPGRLMLAARLPVILLTLLFGLVVLAFARDLAGPVGGLIALGLYAFSPDVIAHGSLATLDVPAAGLLLTAFWLAWRGRERPYAYLPPAGLALGAALATRASALPAVPLLVLLAGFSMWHAQRAVEIRRRTLISLGTVVATGLIAVAVVWVVYLIADPHLRWTTPPRLPHPGGLKGLAVDWLPFPQAYRDGLLMQFRFERQTFNGFLLGEAYKGNLWYYLPVALLIKTPLGMLALWAAGVLTMLLLPRLRVASLYVLPVSAVLLLVAMTGARDYGTRYVIFLPMFLAVAAGTVALVRFRWARVAAVVLVVATAVSSVRTFPYYLPYSNEAFGGTENTHHNLHDSNVDWGQDLARLSQKLKTDYAGQRIWLIYKGSGVPAYYGITAENPYSVPFDQVHGILVVSDSRVALASPKLKQLLDTSTPIDQVGYSMTIYKR
- a CDS encoding FAD-dependent oxidoreductase, with amino-acid sequence MTDYDIVIVGSGFGGSVSALRLSEKGYRVGVLEAGRRFTPDTLPKTSWDLKNFLWAPKLGMRGIQRITLLKDIMVLSAAGVGGGSLVYANTLYQPPAPFFADPHWSGITDWAAELAPHYDQASRMLGVTEQPTMTPSDVVIKQVAEDMGVGHTFRRTPVGVFFGEPGKTVPDPYFGGAGPDRTGCVECGNCMIGCTVGAKNRLDVNYLYLAERKGATIHPDTEVTAIRPDGERWRVETRNGTFTAGQVILSAGALGTQRLLHAMRDTGVLPRLSARIGSLTRTNSEALLGAETKRVPAEPFSKGVAITSSFHPDANTHIEPVRYGPGSNSMGLLSTLLVDGGGRVPRPLKFLWECLRHPVVLAYSLSARRWSERTIIALVMQTLDNSLTVRRTKRGRLTTSPGHGDPNPTWIPVGHEAVRRIADRIDGFPGGTVGDIVNIPMTAHILGGATIGASPEAGVIDPYHRVYGYPGLHVVDGSAVPANLGVNPSLTITAMAERAMSLWPNKGEADPRPAAGTDYQRVEPVPPRSPAVPAHAPTALRLGPTRVES
- a CDS encoding SDR family oxidoreductase translates to MTLTGKTALVTGGSRGIGRAIVRRLAADGARVVFTYRSRTEAADSLVAEFGDQAVAVRCDQADPETLPAIFEPVRDGLDILVNNAGVADHTTIAEVTPAAFDRVLTINTKFPLLAIREAAPLLRDGGRIVNVSTLNTVVSGPGMVLYCASKAALEQVTAVAAKEFGPRGITVNTVSPGATDTDMLRGVNTAEGIEGSVALTALGRLGQPADVAAVVAFLAGPDSAWVTGQNIRATGGLLL
- a CDS encoding histone-like nucleoid-structuring protein Lsr2; protein product: MAKQIITLLTDDLDGGEADRTVEFGLDGVNYTIDLSEKNAGKLRKALEPFLSAATRLGRSGVAPTVARRAAPAASSRTSRDQNQAIREWANKNGYSVSERGRIPSNVVEAYHAKR
- a CDS encoding NAD-dependent epimerase/dehydratase family protein; translated protein: MRVVIVGATGNAGTALLRRLRTEPDVEAIGIARRTPRDGGPYADMEWHSVDVGSDDALDRLTPIFDGTDAVVNLAWQIQPSHDIRRLYRTNVLGSRTVFQAALRAGVATLVHASSVGVYAPGPKWAYVKETWLRTGIPESSYSRHKALVERMLDEIESDHPTLRVVRLRPGLIFQRDAGTEIGRYFAGPLVPARLLRFGWVPVLPANPGLRLQAVHADDVAEAYLRVLRADVRGAFNIAAGPVLDPAVLAKAFHGVPVPVPGFALEGVAAISWWLRMQPVDRGWVKLALKAPLMCCDRAAEELGWAPRRDAVEALHEVVAGLAERAGRPESPPLDASGSQPGRLGGLLRGRFPGTGDPY
- a CDS encoding putative bifunctional diguanylate cyclase/phosphodiesterase, with product MPTRWPAALFGAWIVVLGVVYSLEPALHGWLILAGGLSALVAVLIGTYRSAPDDRVPWWLLAGAAGLSGLGAAIGNAPSFITNWLLWLEAVGTGLLLCSYLVLAVALAGFVRRRTGSSRDVPGLLDAAIVTSGVALLIWTFVIGPRMSDVTVNGLEQLLPVADLLCLGLLIRLATVPGRLVASGYWLGAGTGAMLVADVFRTSAYGQLALYATAGTAALIPSMAELTRASSAPAAETSRGRLALLAVAALAAPTVLMVKMFQDSQVAGLFLVAVLSLLMLMLVLARMSGIMASHRQAMARERALREASAALVSAADAEAVGLAVRTTVAQLLPGDVPHGVVLAISIAQSEPLSPEAAAQAAVDRATGTAARLVQTRDVDWAVAVRLTQFAETLRCPMVLQDRPTGDPLVGVLHVGAPAWALRELKRSVEVLAGQVALALERIALSHEVTQRNSEAYFRTLILNTADVITILDEHDRIRYASPSALGVFGADPTGYRLPDVIHPGDESRLAEALAAVRGGDELRQLDFRAVGAGRTEVLLEMHCRDLRADHSVAGLVVTMRDVTEQRQLERELTHQAFHDAMTGLANRVLFHDRLKHALARGARDGSVVGVLFIDLDDFKIVNDTLGHAVGDQLLIEVAHRIAGSLRADDTAARLGGDEFAALVENVNDPGAVEETANRILAALAAPIVTDAKPLHAVASIGITTTLEAGAADELLRQADLALYVAKGAGKNQWRRYQRHLHDEMVERLELRSALDHAVNEGHFLLHYQPIVDLASGVAVGFEALVRWSHPQRGVITPDQFIEVAEESGLVVPMGRWVLEEALRTVSEWRRVLPPGQAPYVTVNVSVRQFREAGFVDQVRTALHHTGVPPQSLMLEITETLLMKDDEQRVWSDLSTLREMGIRIAIDDFGTGYSSLGYLRQRPIDVVKIDKTFIDDMVTSPQPLALVSGIVSLARNLQLTVVAEGIEDVAHRDLLVQLGCPLGQGFLFSSPLGPTEVLAWMTGTTVAA